One Hypanus sabinus isolate sHypSab1 chromosome 4, sHypSab1.hap1, whole genome shotgun sequence genomic region harbors:
- the si:dkey-69o16.5 gene encoding alpha-aspartyl dipeptidase-like, giving the protein MKRRALLVSNSTLYGSGYLEHCQEQITKFFGDKVKRVLFVPYALHDRDAYAKTAREKFESLGYGLDSIHEAPNPVEAVRKAEGIFIGGGNTFRLLKALYDHNLVSEVQSRVFQDGIPYMGSSAGTNVATVSISTTNDMPIVYPPSFKGIGLIPFNINPHYLDADPNTQHMGETREKRIEQYHEEPDTPPVLGLREGSMLLVEGDKATLLGTTPARLFIRGKKATEHQPGTDFSFLLTGKLA; this is encoded by the exons ATGAAACGCAGAGCTCTTTTGGTGTCAAACTCGACTTTGTATGGGAGTGGCTACCTTGAACATTGTCAAGAGCAGATAACTAAATTTTTTGGGGA TAAAGTGAAGAGAGTTTTATTTGTCCCATATGCCTTGCACGATAGAGATGCATACGCCAAGACAGCAAGGGAGAAATTTGAAAGCTTAG GTTATGGACTTGACAGTATCCATGAAGCACCAAATCCTGTGGAGGCAGTAAGGAAAGCTGAAGGAATCTTCATTG GTGGAGGAAACACCTTTCGGCTCTTGAAAGCTTTATACGACCACAATTTGGTTTCAGAGGTACAAAGTAGAGTCTTTCAG GATGGCATACCTTACATGGGATCGAGTGCTGGAACAAACGTGGCGACTGTCAGCATCAGCACCACGAACGACATGCCGATTGTCTATCCACCATCTTTTAAGGGCATTGGCTTGATTCCATTCAACATTAACCCTCATTATCTGGATGCAGACCCCAACACTCAACATATGGGG GAAACACGAGAAAAACGCATTGAGCAGTACCATGAGGAACCAGATACACCACCTGTCCTG GGTTTGCGGGAAGGTTCCATGCTGCTGGTTGAAGGTGACAAGGCCACACTGTTGGGAACCACTCCGGCCCGCTTGTTCATCAG GGGGAAGAAAGCAACCGAGCATCAACCTGGAACAGATTTCagcttccttctaacaggaaaaCTGGCTTGA